From Heteronotia binoei isolate CCM8104 ecotype False Entrance Well chromosome 12, APGP_CSIRO_Hbin_v1, whole genome shotgun sequence, the proteins below share one genomic window:
- the LOC132580176 gene encoding PH and SEC7 domain-containing protein 4-like, whose product MMAVNSMGAEVPLGMMAAPDMVVSCSCNCSPPKWLQTIPVPALLLTSVCLFLRSCTGDLTGEPSKTEEMPPAKEPAEPNGFVLANGTSGDRAAAQRLAARLYHLDGFKRTQVASFLRKNNEFSQMVAEAYLSFFQFTGLTLDQALRSFLKAFVLTGETQERERILRHFSQRYHSCNPEAFLTPDAVHTLTCAIMLLNTDLHGQNIGRSMTCQAFLANLEGMNNGSNFRKEQLKALYYSIRNEKLEWAVDEEEISTTLMLPPTGSFRKKSNPFLTLSHDPGAKVYHQGFLTRKVHAEADGKKAPWGKRGWKTFHTVLKGMVLYFFKDENRLDTLSSEDPIGVHHALAERASKYTKRPNVFRLQTADWHVFLFQAPTPEEMNSWISRINLVAAMFSSPPFPAAVGSQRKFIRPILPTATCKNSLEDQHLAHEDWMDKVSDELLEHQRNLPDKRGRSRDLEEYHLKKEYLLYEKRRYETYVRLLEVKLSSDTDDLDQWEAQLQEIRGPDEENPSLKKSHSSPSLNADGSPTVKVKRNISERRTVRKIIPRRNKHLL is encoded by the exons ATGATGGCTGTCAACAGCATGGGTGCGGAAGTTCCTCTAGGAATGATGGCAGCCCCAGATATGGTGGTCTCATGTTCTTGTAACTGCAGCCCACCGAAGTGGTTACAGACCATCCCTGTCCCAGCACTGCTGCTGActtctgtctgtctctttctccgCAGTTGCACTGGAGATCTCACTGGGGAACCCAGCAAAACAGAGGAGATGCCACCTGCCAAAGAACCTGCAGAACCCAATGGTTTTGTCCTCGCAAACGGTACTTCTGGAGACCGGGCTGCAGCACAGCGGCTGGCAGCACGGCTCTACCACTTGGATGGGTTCAAGAGGACACAGGTGGCTTCCTTTCTTCGGAAGAA CAACGAATTCAGCCAGATGGTAGCTGAGGCTTACCTCTCATTCTTTCAGTTCACTGGCCTGACTCTGGATCAAGCTCTGAG GTCGTTCCTGAAGGCTTTTGTGCTCACAGGAGAGACCCAGGAACGGGAGAGGATCCTCAGGCACTTCTCCCAGCGCTATCACTCTTGCAACCCTGAGGCCTTCCTCACACCTG ATGCTGTGCACACCCTCACCTGTGCCATCATGCTCCTCAATACTGACTTGCATGGGCAG AACATTGGCCGGAGCATGACCTGTCAAGCTTTTCTGGCTAATCTTGAGGGCATGAACAATGGCAGCAACTTCCGCAAAGAACAATTAAAG GCACTGTATTATTCCATCCGCAATGAAAAACTGGAATGGGCTGT GGATGAGGAAGAGATCTCCACCACTCTGATGCTCCCACCCACTGGATCCTTCCGGAAGAAAAGCAATCCTTTCCTGACTCTGTCCCATGATCCTGGAGCTAAAGTGTACCATCAGGGTTTCCTCACTCGCAAGGTGCATGCTGAAGCTGATGGCAAAAAAG CACCATGGGGGAAGAGAGGCTGGAAGACGTTCCATACTGTGCTGAAGGGAATGGTGCTCTACTTCTTCAAG GATGAGAACAGGCTTGATACTCTGAGCTCAGAAGATCCCATTGGGGTGCATCACGCCCTGGCAGAGAGAGCCAGCAAATACACCAAGCGGCCCAACGTCTTTCGGCTCCAGACTGCTGACTGGCACGTCTTCCTCTTCCAAGCACC GACTCCAGAGGAAATGAATTCATGGATTTCCCGCATCAATCTGGTAGCTGCCATGTTCTCCTCCCCACCATTCCCAGCGGCGGTGGGCTCTCAACGGAAATTTATTCGACCCATCCTCCCAACAGCAACCTGCAAAAACTCACTG gAGGATCAGCACTTGGCGCATGAGGACTGGATGGACAAGGTCTCGGATGAGCTCCTGGagcatcagcggaacctccctgACAAGCGCGGTCGTAGCCGGGACCTGGAGGAGTATCATCTCAAGAAGGAGTATCTGCTCTATGAG AAACGACGGTACGAGACTTACGTGAGGTTGCTGGAGGTGAAGCTGAGCAGTGACACTGACGATCTTGACCAGTGGGAGGCACAGCTGCAAGAGATCCGCGGGCCTGACGAAGAGAACCCCAGCCTGAAAAAGTCACACTCCAGCCCTTCCCTGAACGCAGACGGGTCACCCACTGTCAAGGTGAAGAGAAATATCTCCGAGCGCAGGACAGTGCGGAAAATCATCCCCAGGCGCAACAAGCATTTGCTGTGA